One window of Choristoneura fumiferana chromosome 13, NRCan_CFum_1, whole genome shotgun sequence genomic DNA carries:
- the vtd gene encoding RAD21 cohesin complex component verthandi isoform X2 — MFYAHFVLAKKGPLAKIWLAAHWDKKLTKAHVFETNIEKSVDGILKPKVKMALRTSGHLLLGVVRIYSRKAKYLLQDCNEAFVKIKMAFRPGMVDLPEEHREAAMNAITLPEVFHDFDSAMPELNEVDIEAQFSLNQSRAEEITMREDYGSLNLVTHDDGFGDMGFDTDNPDIMREAIGNEGGLEQSNLLFADGSSLELGGKEAAAAAGPALSAPGHERRLEAAPHAAMDDGFGGTIGDVADFGHAGGLFEGDLFGDVTAGSAAGGAAAGLAGTSAQPQSLQAEIEAAGVSGGDAGAAAAADAPDSDDDMGDHYDAGNSPQHSWGGSPPHDMDEPRPLDDAADLMPPPPPAAPRPPSVRPMEVDEPPGLAEEPPAAAPAADNTTLLQNDEESFALAPVDATVLKGITKTKRKRKLIVDEVKNISGEEMKNQLSNTSDIVTTLDLAPPTRRLMHWKETGGVEKLFTLPARPIPSRVLFKKYQRNMTLRNENEDGDAKSPEHPEPSTARRGPRKRRHEETMQPPETPAPTPAADIEPPTPMPQEYEPSVGMLSALGPPLTPGALGPLTPGTLLQGGLTPGNLPLGGLTPGGLQHGGMTPVGLQHGDSDFGAGGMTPAHLHHGGMTPGLGLDSGMTPGGLGHGGLTPAGLHHGGITPGGLDHGGMTPVGLQHGGMTPAGLQHGGMTPAGLQHGGMTPVGLQHGGMTPVGLQHGGMTPVGLQHGGMTPGGLQHGGMTPAGLQHGGMTPSGLQHGMLGHGLEQLPMMPALEGEAPLLARAPPPHELHVPMEPLPLHALTDHPHYQSGMQMTNLGYEDNNGHHSPQHDYDLPPSVENPEEGEREAGETDEQFEERVLNRRAAQLFAAMRPKLAAGNELAFNELAPRHNNRKQVAQKFYSLLVLKKHQVLKLIQQETYGPITIMKGAQFETEAI, encoded by the exons ATGTTTTACGCACATTTTGTGCTGGCCAAAAAGGGCCCGCTAGCCAAAATTTGGCTGGCGGCCCACTGGGACAAGAAGCTGACGAAGGCCCATGTGTTTGAGACAAATATTGAGAAGTCAGTTGATGGTATTTTGAAGCCTAAAGTGAAGATGGCTTTGCGGACTTCTGGTCATCTCCTGCTTGGCGTTGTCAGAATTTACTCCAGAAAGGCCAAATATTTGCTGCAGGATTGTAATGAAGCATTCGTCAAGATCAAG atggcCTTCAGGCCAGGCATGGTGGACCTGCCCGAGGAGCACAGAGAGGCCGCCATGAATGCCATTACCTTGCCTGAGGTTTTCCACGACTTTGACTCCGCTATGCCAGAGTTGAA TGAGGTAGACATTGAAGCCCAATTCTCTCTCAACCAATCCCGTGCCGAGGAGATCACTATGCGCGAGGACTATGGATCCCTAAATCTAGTCACTCATGATGATGGGTTTGGGGATATGGGATTTGATACTGACAATCCCGATATCATGCGAGAAGCTATTGGCAACGAGGGAGGACTGGAACAG AGTAACCTCCTGTTCGCGGACGGGTCATCCCTGGAGCTGGGCGGCAaggaggcggcggcggcggccgggcCCGCGCTGTCGGCGCCGGGCCACGAGCGGCGCCTCGAGGCCGCGCCGCACGCAGCCATGGACGATGGCTTTGGCGGCACCATCGGGGACGTCGCTGATTTTGGAC ATGCGGGCGGGCTGTTCGAGGGAGACTTGTTCGGCGACGTGACGGCGGgcagcgcggcgggcggcgcggccgcgGGGCTCGCCGGCACCTCCGCGCAGCCGCAGTCACTGCAG GCTGAGATAGAAGCGGCGGGGGTGAGCGGTGGCgacgcgggcgcggcggcggcggcggacgCACCTGACTCCGATGACGACATGGGCGACCACTATGACGCAGGCAACTCGCCGCAACACAG CTGGGGCGGGTCTCCGCCGCACGACATGGACGAGCCGCGGCCGCTGGACGACGCGGCCGACCTGAtgccgccaccgccgcccgccgcgccgcgcccgccctcCGTCAGGCCCATG GAGGTGGACGAGCCGCCGGGCTTGGCAGAGGAGCCTCCAgccgcggcgccggcggccgaTAACACCACATTGCTGCAAAACGACGAGGAGTCCTTCGCGCTCGCGCCGGTCGACGCTACAGTCCTCAAAG GCATCACCAAAACGAAGCGCAAACGCAAGCTGATCGTGGACGAAGTAAAGAACATATCGGGAGAAGAGATGAAGAATCAGCTCAGTAACACATCGGACATCGTAACCACGCTAGACCTAGCGCCTCCCACCAGGAGGCTCATGCACTGGAAGGAGACGGGAGGCGTCGAGAAACTGTTCACACTGCCCGCCAGGCCGATACCTTCGAGAGTTCTGTTCAAG AAATACCAACGCAACATGACGCTCCGCAACGAGAATGAGGATGGCGACGCCAAGTCCCCCGAGCACCCCGAGCCCAGCACCGCGCGCCGCGGCCCGCGCAAGCGCCGGCACGAGGAG ACCATGCAGCCACCAGAAACGCCAGCGCCCACTCCTGCCGCCGATATCGAACCCCCCACCCCCATGCCGCAGGAGTATGAACCTTCAGTCG GCATGCTCAGCGCGCTGGGCCCCCCCCTGACACCGGGCGCGCTCGGGCCCCTCACTCCGGGCACGCTGCTGCAGGGCGGCCTAACGCCCGGGAACTTGCCGCTCGGAGGCCTTACGCCAG GAGGGCTCCAACACGGCGGCATGACGCCCGTGGGCCTGCAGCACGGGGACAGCGACTTCGGCGCCGGCGGCATGACCCCTGCTCACCTTCACCATGGCG GCATGACTCCCGGCCTGGGGCTGGACAGCGGCATGACGCCGGGCGGGCTCGGCCACGGCGGGCTGACGCCGGCCGGCCTTCATCACGGTGGAATTACGCCAG GAGGTTTAGACCACGGCGGTATGACACCAGTCGGTCTCCAGCACGGAGGCATGACGCCGGCCGGCCTCCAACATGGCGGCATGACGCCCGCCGGGCTACAGCACGGCGGGATGACGCCAGTGGGTCTACAGCACGGAGGAATGACTCCCGTGGGGTTACAACACGGTGGCATGACACCAGTAGGGCTGCAGCACGGAGGAATGACCCCGGGAGGGTTGCAGCACGGCGGCATGACACCTGCGGGATTACAGCATGGCGGTATGACGCCTTCTG GTCTGCAGCACGGCATGTTGGGGCACGGGCTGGAGCAGCTGCCGATGATGCCGGCGCTGGAGGGCGAGGCGCCGCTgctggcgcgcgcgccgccgccgcacgaGCTGCACGTGCCCATGGAGCCGCTGCCGCTGCACGCGCTCACGGACCACCCGCACTACCAG TCCGGTATGCAGATGACCAATTTGGGCTACGAGGACAACAATGGCCACCACAGTCCACAGCACGACTACGATTTACCGCCCAGTGTCGAAaat CCGGAAGAAGGCGAGCGTGAGGCGGGCGAGACCGACGAGCAGTTCGAGGAGCGAGTGCTGAACCGGCGCGCGGCGCAGCTGTTCGCGGCCATGCGGCCCAAGCTCGCCGCCGGGAACGAGCTCGCGTTCAATGAGCTCGCGCCACGGCACAACAACCGGAAACAG GTGGCACAGAAGTTCTACAGTTTACTTGTCCTCAAAAAGCACCAAGTACTAAAGTTAATACAACAAGAAACATATGGACCTATTACTATTATGAAGGGCGCCCAATTTGAGACGGAGGCGATTTAA
- the vtd gene encoding RAD21 cohesin complex component verthandi isoform X1, whose protein sequence is MFYAHFVLAKKGPLAKIWLAAHWDKKLTKAHVFETNIEKSVDGILKPKVKMALRTSGHLLLGVVRIYSRKAKYLLQDCNEAFVKIKMAFRPGMVDLPEEHREAAMNAITLPEVFHDFDSAMPELNEVDIEAQFSLNQSRAEEITMREDYGSLNLVTHDDGFGDMGFDTDNPDIMREAIGNEGGLEQSNLLFADGSSLELGGKEAAAAAGPALSAPGHERRLEAAPHAAMDDGFGGTIGDVADFGHAGGLFEGDLFGDVTAGSAAGGAAAGLAGTSAQPQSLQAEIEAAGVSGGDAGAAAAADAPDSDDDMGDHYDAGNSPQHSWGGSPPHDMDEPRPLDDAADLMPPPPPAAPRPPSVRPMEVDEPPGLAEEPPAAAPAADNTTLLQNDEESFALAPVDATVLKGITKTKRKRKLIVDEVKNISGEEMKNQLSNTSDIVTTLDLAPPTRRLMHWKETGGVEKLFTLPARPIPSRVLFKKYQRNMTLRNENEDGDAKSPEHPEPSTARRGPRKRRHEETMQPPETPAPTPAADIEPPTPMPQEYEPSVEPEREAYPQTPRSEADEAPQTPGMLSALGPPLTPGALGPLTPGTLLQGGLTPGNLPLGGLTPGGLQHGGMTPVGLQHGDSDFGAGGMTPAHLHHGGMTPGLGLDSGMTPGGLGHGGLTPAGLHHGGITPGGLDHGGMTPVGLQHGGMTPAGLQHGGMTPAGLQHGGMTPVGLQHGGMTPVGLQHGGMTPVGLQHGGMTPGGLQHGGMTPAGLQHGGMTPSGLQHGMLGHGLEQLPMMPALEGEAPLLARAPPPHELHVPMEPLPLHALTDHPHYQSGMQMTNLGYEDNNGHHSPQHDYDLPPSVENPEEGEREAGETDEQFEERVLNRRAAQLFAAMRPKLAAGNELAFNELAPRHNNRKQVAQKFYSLLVLKKHQVLKLIQQETYGPITIMKGAQFETEAI, encoded by the exons ATGTTTTACGCACATTTTGTGCTGGCCAAAAAGGGCCCGCTAGCCAAAATTTGGCTGGCGGCCCACTGGGACAAGAAGCTGACGAAGGCCCATGTGTTTGAGACAAATATTGAGAAGTCAGTTGATGGTATTTTGAAGCCTAAAGTGAAGATGGCTTTGCGGACTTCTGGTCATCTCCTGCTTGGCGTTGTCAGAATTTACTCCAGAAAGGCCAAATATTTGCTGCAGGATTGTAATGAAGCATTCGTCAAGATCAAG atggcCTTCAGGCCAGGCATGGTGGACCTGCCCGAGGAGCACAGAGAGGCCGCCATGAATGCCATTACCTTGCCTGAGGTTTTCCACGACTTTGACTCCGCTATGCCAGAGTTGAA TGAGGTAGACATTGAAGCCCAATTCTCTCTCAACCAATCCCGTGCCGAGGAGATCACTATGCGCGAGGACTATGGATCCCTAAATCTAGTCACTCATGATGATGGGTTTGGGGATATGGGATTTGATACTGACAATCCCGATATCATGCGAGAAGCTATTGGCAACGAGGGAGGACTGGAACAG AGTAACCTCCTGTTCGCGGACGGGTCATCCCTGGAGCTGGGCGGCAaggaggcggcggcggcggccgggcCCGCGCTGTCGGCGCCGGGCCACGAGCGGCGCCTCGAGGCCGCGCCGCACGCAGCCATGGACGATGGCTTTGGCGGCACCATCGGGGACGTCGCTGATTTTGGAC ATGCGGGCGGGCTGTTCGAGGGAGACTTGTTCGGCGACGTGACGGCGGgcagcgcggcgggcggcgcggccgcgGGGCTCGCCGGCACCTCCGCGCAGCCGCAGTCACTGCAG GCTGAGATAGAAGCGGCGGGGGTGAGCGGTGGCgacgcgggcgcggcggcggcggcggacgCACCTGACTCCGATGACGACATGGGCGACCACTATGACGCAGGCAACTCGCCGCAACACAG CTGGGGCGGGTCTCCGCCGCACGACATGGACGAGCCGCGGCCGCTGGACGACGCGGCCGACCTGAtgccgccaccgccgcccgccgcgccgcgcccgccctcCGTCAGGCCCATG GAGGTGGACGAGCCGCCGGGCTTGGCAGAGGAGCCTCCAgccgcggcgccggcggccgaTAACACCACATTGCTGCAAAACGACGAGGAGTCCTTCGCGCTCGCGCCGGTCGACGCTACAGTCCTCAAAG GCATCACCAAAACGAAGCGCAAACGCAAGCTGATCGTGGACGAAGTAAAGAACATATCGGGAGAAGAGATGAAGAATCAGCTCAGTAACACATCGGACATCGTAACCACGCTAGACCTAGCGCCTCCCACCAGGAGGCTCATGCACTGGAAGGAGACGGGAGGCGTCGAGAAACTGTTCACACTGCCCGCCAGGCCGATACCTTCGAGAGTTCTGTTCAAG AAATACCAACGCAACATGACGCTCCGCAACGAGAATGAGGATGGCGACGCCAAGTCCCCCGAGCACCCCGAGCCCAGCACCGCGCGCCGCGGCCCGCGCAAGCGCCGGCACGAGGAG ACCATGCAGCCACCAGAAACGCCAGCGCCCACTCCTGCCGCCGATATCGAACCCCCCACCCCCATGCCGCAGGAGTATGAACCTTCAGTCG AGCCGGAGAGGGAGGCCTACCCGCAGACGCCACGCTCCGAGGCCGACGAGGCTCCGCAGACACCCG GCATGCTCAGCGCGCTGGGCCCCCCCCTGACACCGGGCGCGCTCGGGCCCCTCACTCCGGGCACGCTGCTGCAGGGCGGCCTAACGCCCGGGAACTTGCCGCTCGGAGGCCTTACGCCAG GAGGGCTCCAACACGGCGGCATGACGCCCGTGGGCCTGCAGCACGGGGACAGCGACTTCGGCGCCGGCGGCATGACCCCTGCTCACCTTCACCATGGCG GCATGACTCCCGGCCTGGGGCTGGACAGCGGCATGACGCCGGGCGGGCTCGGCCACGGCGGGCTGACGCCGGCCGGCCTTCATCACGGTGGAATTACGCCAG GAGGTTTAGACCACGGCGGTATGACACCAGTCGGTCTCCAGCACGGAGGCATGACGCCGGCCGGCCTCCAACATGGCGGCATGACGCCCGCCGGGCTACAGCACGGCGGGATGACGCCAGTGGGTCTACAGCACGGAGGAATGACTCCCGTGGGGTTACAACACGGTGGCATGACACCAGTAGGGCTGCAGCACGGAGGAATGACCCCGGGAGGGTTGCAGCACGGCGGCATGACACCTGCGGGATTACAGCATGGCGGTATGACGCCTTCTG GTCTGCAGCACGGCATGTTGGGGCACGGGCTGGAGCAGCTGCCGATGATGCCGGCGCTGGAGGGCGAGGCGCCGCTgctggcgcgcgcgccgccgccgcacgaGCTGCACGTGCCCATGGAGCCGCTGCCGCTGCACGCGCTCACGGACCACCCGCACTACCAG TCCGGTATGCAGATGACCAATTTGGGCTACGAGGACAACAATGGCCACCACAGTCCACAGCACGACTACGATTTACCGCCCAGTGTCGAAaat CCGGAAGAAGGCGAGCGTGAGGCGGGCGAGACCGACGAGCAGTTCGAGGAGCGAGTGCTGAACCGGCGCGCGGCGCAGCTGTTCGCGGCCATGCGGCCCAAGCTCGCCGCCGGGAACGAGCTCGCGTTCAATGAGCTCGCGCCACGGCACAACAACCGGAAACAG GTGGCACAGAAGTTCTACAGTTTACTTGTCCTCAAAAAGCACCAAGTACTAAAGTTAATACAACAAGAAACATATGGACCTATTACTATTATGAAGGGCGCCCAATTTGAGACGGAGGCGATTTAA
- the RpL15 gene encoding ribosomal protein L15 produces the protein MGAYRYIQELYRKKLSDVMRFLLRIRVWQYRQLTRMHRAPRPTRPDKARRLGYRAKQGYVIFRIRVRRGGRKRPVPKGATYGKPKSHGVNQLKPTRNLQSIAEERVGRRCGGLRVLNSYWVAQDSSYKYFEVILVDPSHKAIRRDPKINWIVNAVHKHREMRGLTSAGRSSRGLGKGHRYSQTKGGSRRACWIRRNTLQLHRKR, from the exons ATGGGCGCGTACAGATATATTCAGGAATTGTACCGCAAAAAGCTCAGCGATGTTATGCGTTTTCTGTTGCGCATAAGGGTATGGCAATACCGGCAGCTGACCCGTATGCATCGCGCCCCCAGGCCCACTAGGCCTGACAAGGCGAGAAGGCTGGGATACCGCGCCAAGCAAG GTTACGTGATCTTCAGAATCCGCGTGCGCCGCGGAGGCCGCAAGCGTCCGGTGCCTAAGGGAGCTACCTACGGCAAGCCCAAGAGCCACGGAGTCAACCAGCTGAAGCCCACACGCAACCTGCAATCTATTGCTGAG GAGCGTGTTGGTCGCCGTTGTGGTGGTCTCCGCGTCCTCAACTCTTACTGGGTTGCGCAGGACTCCTCTTACAAATACTTCGAGGTCATCCTGGTGGATCCTTCCCACAAG GCCATCCGCAGAGACCCCAAGATCAACTGGATAGTGAACGCTGTTCACAAGCATCGCGAGATGCGTGGCCTCACTTCGGCCGGGCGCAGCTCCCGTGGCCTTGGCAAGGGTCATCGCTACTCGCAGACCAAGGGCGGCTCCCGCCGTGCTTGCTGGATCAGGCGCAACACTCTGCAACTGCACCGCAAGCGTTAA